In the Passer domesticus isolate bPasDom1 chromosome 4, bPasDom1.hap1, whole genome shotgun sequence genome, one interval contains:
- the SDAD1 gene encoding protein SDA1 homolog has product MSGRQGNKLPSNLPQLQNLIKRDPTSYTEEFLQQYRHYQSHVEIFTFQPDKPSKELAELLMFLAQVAHCYPEHMASFPQQLKELLSYHHTVLDPDLRMTFCKALMLLRNKNLINPTSLLELFFQLLRCHDKLLRKTLYTHIVTDIKNVNAKHKNNKVNTALQNFMYTMLRDSNPTAAKISLDVMIELYRRNIWNDAKTVNVITTACFSKVTKVLVAGLKFFLGKDEDEKQGSESESEDDGPTARDLMMRYATNKKTTKRKKKLEKAMKVLKKQKKKNKPEVFNFSAIHLIHDPQDFAEKLLKQLENCKERFEVKMMLMDLISRLVGIHELFLFNFYPFVQRFLQPHQREVTKILLFAAQASHQLVPPEIIQSVLMTIANNFVTDKNSGEVMTVGINAIKEITARCPLAMTEDLLQDLVQYKTHKNKNVMMSARTLIHLFRSLNPEMLQKKFRGKPTEASVEARIHEYGELDAKDYIPGAEVLEVADQKEKGGTQEEDGWESASLSEEEDNDDGEWIDVHHSSDEEQQQQVAEKVKSMPIEERKAKAAAVSTSRLLTQEDFKKIRLAQLSKEINSAPGKAAKRKYIEIDDEEEEEGRGELLSLRDIEHLHKKPKSDKETRLATAKAGKTDRKEFVKKKTKINPFASSSNKEKQKNKNFMMMRYSHSVRTKNKRSFREKQLALRDALLKKRKQLLK; this is encoded by the exons ATGTCGGGCCGCCAGGGCAACAAACTGCCCAGCAACCTGCCGCAGCTTCAGAACCTCATCAAGCGCGACCCCACCTCCTACACCGAGGAG TTCCTGCAGCAGTACCGCCACTACCAGTCCCATGTGGAGATCTTCACCTTCCAGCCGGACAAGCCCAGTAAGGAGCTGGCCGAGTTGCTCATGTTCCTGGCGCAG GTTGCCCACTGCTACCCTGAGCACATGGCCAGCTTCCcgcagcagctgaaggagctgctctCCTACCACCACACGGTCCTGGACCCCGACCTGCGCATG ACCTTCTGTAAGGCTCTGATGCTGTTGAGAAACAAGAACCTAATAAATCCCACGAGTTTGCTGGAGCTCTTCTTTCAGTTGCTGCGGTGCCACGATAAACTGCTGCGGAAG ACCTTGTACACTCACATTGTGACGGACATCAAGAACGTCAATGCTAAACACAAGAACAATAAAGTGAACACG GCACTGCAGAACTTCATGTACACTATGTTGAGAGACAGCAATCCCACTGCTGCCAAGATATCTCTGGATGTGATGATAGAGCTCTACAGGAGGAATATTTG gaatGATGCCAAAACAGTCAATGTCATCACAACTGCCTGCTTTTCCAAAGTGACCAAG GTGTTAGTTGCTGGTTTGAAGTTCTTCCTTGGGAAAGATGAGGATGAGAAACAGGGCAGCGAGTCAGAGTCTGAG GATgatggccccacagccaggGATCTGATGATGCGCTATGCGACCAACAAGAAAACCACCAAGCGCAAGAAGAAGCTGGAGAAAGCCATGAAGGTCCTCAAG aagcagaaaaagaagaacaaGCCAGAGGTGTTCAACTTCTCTGCCATTCATTTGATTCATGATCCCCAAG ACTTTGCTGAAAAACTGCTGAAGCAGCTGGAGAACTGCAAGGAGCGATTTGAAGTGAAGATGATGCTCATGGACCTAATATCTAGGCTTGTTGGAATACATGAG ctttttctttttaatttctacCCCTTTGTTCAGAGGTTCCTCCAGCCCCATCAGAGGG AAGTGACAAAGATTCTTCTGTTTGCTGCACAGGCTTCACATCAGCTGGTACCACCTGAG aTTATCCAGTCAGTGTTGATGACCATTGCCAACAACTTTGTCACAGACAAGAATTCTGGGGAGGTCATGACTGTAGG AATCAACGCAATAAAAGAAATCACTGCAAGGTGTCCCTTAGCCATGACTGAAGATCTGCTCCAAGACCTTGTTCAGTACAAgacacataaaaataaaa ATGTGATGATGTCTGCAAGAACTCTGATACATCTGTTCCGCTCTCTGAATCCAGAGATGCTGCAGAAGAAGTTCAGA GGTAAGCCTACTGAGGCCTCGGTGGAAGCCAGGATTCATGAATATGGAGAACTGGATGCCAAAGACTACATTCCAGGAGCAGAAGTACTGGAGGTTGCGGAtcaaaaggaaaagggaggaacccaagaggaag ATGGCTGGGAAAGTGCCAGTCTGAGTGAGGAGGAGGACAATGACGATGGAGAATGGATTGATGTGCATCACTCCTCcgatgaggagcagcagcaacaaGTA gcAGAAAAAGTGAAAAGCATGCCCATAGAGGAACGGAAAGCCAAAGCTGCAGCAGTCAGTACAAGCAGGCTGCTAACTCAGGAAGACTTCAAGAAAATACGTCTTGCCCAGCTTtccaaagaaattaattctgcaCCTGGCAAAGCTGCCAAGCGCAAATATATTGAAATAgatgatgaagaggaggaggagggcag GGGGGAGTTGCTTTCACTCAGAGATATTGAACATCTGCATAAGAAGCCCAAGTCGGACAAGGAGACCAGATTGGCAACAGCAAAG GCtggaaaaacagacagaaaggaatttgtgaaaaagaaaaccaagatTAACCCATTTGCCAGCTCTTCcaacaaagaaaagcaaaagaacaaGAACTTCATGATGATGAGATACAGCCATAGTGTCCGGACCAAGAACAAGCGTTCCTTTAGGGAGAAACAG CTCGCTCTTAGAGATGCACttctgaaaaagagaaaacagctgCTGAAATAA